TGATATCCTTTCTAAATCACTAGGAACAAACACACCAATTAACATGGTTCGTGCAACAATTAGTGGTCTTGAAAATTTAAAACGCGCAGAAGACGTAGCAAAACTACGTGGTAAATCAGTAGAAGAACTGTTAGGATAAGGGGGGGAAATAAAATGGCTAAAAAGTTAGAAATTACCCTCACGCGCAGTGTCATCGGCAGATCTGAAGTTCAAAAAGCAACTGTTAAAACATTGGGTTTAAGAAAAATTCGTCAATCTGTTGTCCGTGAAGATACGCCTGCGACTCGAGGCATGATTAATAGAATATCACATCTGATAGCGGTCAAAGAAGTAG
The nucleotide sequence above comes from Paraliobacillus zengyii. Encoded proteins:
- the rpmD gene encoding 50S ribosomal protein L30 yields the protein MAKKLEITLTRSVIGRSEVQKATVKTLGLRKIRQSVVREDTPATRGMINRISHLIAVKEVEV